A genomic window from Candidatus Saccharibacteria bacterium includes:
- a CDS encoding transketolase family protein, with protein MKPKKLEETSSDSTRAGFGRGLAQAGENNVNVVALTADLAESVQFHHFAERFPERFIEVGIAEQNLVTVASGMAHVGKIPFTGSYAAFSPGRNWEQIRTTIALNNQPVKIVGSHAGLNVGPDGATHQVLEDIALMRTLPHMVVIAPGDAVEAEKVAQAVASDSRPTYIRLAREKSPIFSTDDSPFEIGPAYVLREGSDISLLSTGTMTAQVLLAADQLAHQGVLAEVVHVPTIKPLDEETILKSVRKTGNAVTIEEHQITGGFGSAIAELLGDQLPTKMKRIGVNDQFGQSGTAAELLDYYGLTADKMVQTITEFLSQSR; from the coding sequence TTGAAACCAAAAAAGCTAGAGGAAACCAGCTCTGATTCCACTCGCGCTGGTTTTGGGCGAGGTCTCGCACAGGCGGGTGAAAATAATGTAAATGTTGTGGCGCTCACGGCGGATCTAGCAGAATCAGTTCAATTTCATCATTTCGCCGAACGATTTCCGGAACGTTTTATCGAGGTCGGAATTGCTGAGCAGAATCTAGTGACGGTTGCGAGCGGTATGGCGCATGTTGGCAAGATTCCGTTTACCGGGAGTTATGCGGCGTTTAGTCCAGGTCGCAACTGGGAACAAATCCGCACTACTATAGCCCTGAATAACCAGCCGGTCAAGATCGTTGGCTCGCACGCAGGTCTGAATGTTGGTCCAGATGGTGCAACGCATCAGGTGTTAGAGGACATTGCGCTAATGCGAACGTTGCCACATATGGTAGTCATTGCGCCAGGCGATGCAGTTGAGGCCGAAAAGGTCGCACAGGCAGTGGCGAGCGATAGCCGACCAACCTACATTCGGCTCGCTCGCGAAAAATCACCAATTTTCTCGACTGATGATTCACCGTTTGAAATCGGACCTGCTTATGTGTTGCGAGAAGGCTCGGATATTTCTCTATTATCGACAGGTACTATGACGGCGCAGGTGCTACTGGCGGCCGATCAGTTGGCTCACCAGGGCGTATTGGCTGAGGTTGTTCATGTTCCGACAATTAAACCTCTCGATGAGGAAACAATTTTGAAATCAGTGAGGAAAACGGGCAACGCTGTTACTATCGAGGAGCATCAAATTACTGGTGGTTTTGGCTCGGCGATTGCCGAGTTACTAGGTGATCAGTTGCCAACTAAAATGAAACGAATTGGGGTGAACGATCAGTTCGGTCAATCTGGGACGGCGGCTGAACTACTCGACTACTATGGTCTAACTGCGGATAAAATGGTGCAGACAATCACAGAATTTTTGTCCCAGTCCAGATAA
- a CDS encoding class II fructose-bisphosphate aldolase, with product MQRARTQHFAVGAFNVDDQETLRAIAAAAKKLNSPVLVEVSHEEAQAMGLENMRDLVDNYREELGIEMYINLDHSPTVEASKAAIDVGYEFIHIDISQANHDASDEEIIRATREVVEYAKFTGALIESEPHYFGGSSNLHTETIDYEEIKKTFSTPDGSRVFVEATGIDTFAAAVGNLHGKYPVPKELDLELLGSIRQAIDCNISLHGGSGTPLHYFESAAQIGVSKVNVNSDLRIAYRTTLERVLRENPDQYAVMKLMNTVRDEVQKVVEEKISAFGSAGKAVL from the coding sequence ATGCAGCGTGCCCGAACGCAGCATTTTGCTGTCGGCGCATTTAATGTTGACGATCAGGAAACATTACGGGCTATTGCAGCGGCAGCTAAAAAATTAAACTCGCCGGTACTCGTCGAGGTTAGTCACGAGGAAGCCCAGGCGATGGGGCTCGAAAATATGCGCGATTTAGTAGATAACTATCGTGAGGAACTGGGCATTGAAATGTATATTAACCTCGACCATAGTCCAACGGTCGAGGCTTCCAAAGCGGCAATTGATGTTGGCTATGAATTCATCCATATCGATATTAGTCAGGCTAATCATGACGCTAGTGACGAGGAAATTATTCGGGCTACTAGGGAAGTTGTAGAATATGCTAAATTTACCGGCGCTCTCATCGAGAGTGAGCCACATTACTTTGGCGGATCGTCTAATCTGCACACTGAAACTATAGATTACGAAGAAATCAAGAAAACGTTCTCGACACCAGATGGCTCACGTGTATTTGTCGAGGCGACGGGTATCGATACGTTTGCGGCAGCGGTCGGGAACTTGCACGGTAAATATCCCGTACCAAAGGAACTGGATCTCGAACTCCTAGGCTCTATTCGCCAGGCGATCGATTGTAATATCAGTTTACATGGTGGTTCCGGTACGCCGCTCCATTATTTCGAATCGGCCGCTCAGATCGGCGTGAGCAAGGTTAACGTTAATAGCGATCTCAGGATTGCTTATCGGACGACGCTAGAACGGGTATTGCGTGAGAATCCTGATCAATATGCCGTTATGAAATTGATGAACACAGTGCGCGACGAAGTGCAGAAGGTGGTTGAGGAAAAAATATCGGCCTTTGGTAGCGCAGGAAAGGCAGTGCTCTAG
- a CDS encoding carbohydrate kinase family protein: MATPKPLTFLCVGSAVQDVFLSHSSEFVPVCESPEECFFNIPLGDKVNVNRIDFSTGGGATNAATTFVRAGENAIFLGQIAHDPAGAAVMHMLDEEGIDATHAKYSSRYHTGYSVLLLAPGGERTILTYRGASTHFHPENFDLNNVETQFDWAYVSSLNGHFEILSRLFDQIKARGGKIAFNPGQGELARPDKLKPLLADVDILLANKEELAKCFSGASLEELVRRAHSYCPVVVGTDGSNGAVAIDKTSFARSGLYNPSSRVIDRTGAGDSFGSAFVLAYAKGLGLKKALIYGAANSDSVVQKIGAKAGILRSYDGLKDMNITVRPANY; encoded by the coding sequence GTGGCCACCCCGAAACCGCTAACATTTCTCTGTGTTGGCTCGGCCGTACAGGATGTATTTTTGTCGCATTCTTCGGAATTTGTTCCAGTATGTGAGAGCCCTGAGGAGTGTTTTTTCAATATCCCACTCGGTGACAAAGTAAATGTCAATCGAATTGATTTTTCAACTGGTGGCGGGGCTACGAATGCAGCTACGACGTTTGTCCGGGCTGGCGAAAACGCGATATTTTTGGGACAAATTGCGCACGATCCAGCCGGTGCGGCTGTTATGCATATGCTCGACGAGGAGGGAATTGACGCGACGCATGCCAAATATTCATCACGATACCACACAGGCTATTCGGTACTGCTGTTAGCACCTGGTGGTGAGCGAACAATTTTGACGTATCGTGGCGCTAGCACTCATTTTCATCCCGAAAACTTTGATTTGAATAACGTCGAAACGCAATTTGATTGGGCGTATGTCTCAAGCCTCAATGGTCATTTTGAGATTTTGTCGAGACTATTCGATCAAATAAAAGCGCGCGGTGGCAAGATTGCTTTCAACCCTGGTCAGGGTGAGTTGGCTCGACCGGACAAGCTGAAGCCGTTACTGGCTGATGTCGATATTTTGCTCGCTAACAAAGAAGAGCTGGCAAAATGCTTCAGCGGTGCATCACTAGAGGAGCTGGTACGACGGGCGCATAGTTACTGTCCAGTTGTCGTAGGAACTGATGGCTCAAATGGGGCGGTTGCCATCGACAAAACTTCGTTTGCTCGTTCCGGATTATACAATCCATCATCGCGAGTCATCGATCGCACTGGCGCTGGTGATTCGTTCGGGTCGGCATTTGTTTTGGCCTATGCAAAAGGGTTGGGGCTAAAAAAGGCATTGATATACGGCGCCGCTAACAGTGATTCCGTAGTACAAAAGATTGGTGCCAAAGCCGGCATTTTACGTAGCTACGACGGACTAAAAGACATGAACATCACAGTCCGACCAGCTAATTACTAG
- the uvrB gene encoding excinuclease ABC subunit UvrB, producing MSKFQLHTKFKPTGDQPTAISALVNGLEGGEKFQTLLGVTGSGKTFTMANVIAQVQKPTLVLAHNKTLAAQLFSEFKQFFPNNEVHYFVSYFDYYQPEAYIASSDTYIEKDSKINEEIDRLRHAATSALLTRRDTIIVASVSCIYGIGSPADYADMSIKASVGQPYKQDKFIRHLNDIQYHRNDIDFARGTFRVRGDTIDIFPSGSEIAVRLEFFGDDIERIVRIDPLTGEVIDQPNDVKIFPTSHYVTPRERMAGVIEKIRTEFDDRLAYFEKNQKYLEAQRLAQRTKFDLEMLEQTGFVKGIENYSRYLTNREPGEQPATLLDYFPDDFLMFIDESHMTVPQVRGMYNGDRARKETLVDYGFRLPSALDNRPLRFDEFERHINKMIFVSATPADYELQHSPEPIRQVIRPTGLLDPVIEVRPSQHQVDDLVAEIRDRTSKGQRVLVTTLTKRMAEDLSAYLLELDIKTAYIHSEVDTLERSDILRQLREGVFDVLVGINLLREGLDLPEVSLVAIIDADKEGFLRSESALIQTIGRAARHLDGRVIMYADNITGSMRRAIDETNNRRMVQEHYNQEHNITPTSIAKKIDEGLRAIIPARDDKPKLNLAKIPKDEYAGLIRDLTAQMELAAANLEFEKAADLRDTIAEIRAKL from the coding sequence ATGTCCAAGTTCCAGCTTCATACTAAATTCAAACCGACGGGTGACCAGCCTACAGCTATTTCTGCACTGGTGAACGGACTAGAGGGTGGCGAGAAGTTTCAAACATTGCTGGGTGTAACTGGTTCAGGTAAAACTTTTACGATGGCCAATGTCATTGCGCAGGTGCAGAAACCGACGCTAGTGCTCGCGCATAACAAAACCCTCGCTGCGCAATTATTTAGTGAATTCAAACAATTTTTCCCGAACAACGAGGTGCATTATTTCGTATCCTATTTTGATTATTATCAACCAGAGGCTTATATTGCGAGCAGCGACACCTATATCGAAAAGGATTCAAAGATCAACGAGGAAATTGATCGTTTGCGCCATGCGGCGACCTCGGCGCTACTGACGAGGCGCGATACGATTATCGTGGCCAGCGTGTCCTGTATCTATGGTATCGGTTCACCGGCTGATTATGCCGACATGTCGATCAAAGCATCGGTTGGCCAGCCTTACAAACAAGACAAATTTATTCGCCATCTCAATGATATCCAGTATCATCGTAACGACATTGATTTTGCGCGCGGAACCTTTCGCGTACGTGGCGATACAATCGATATTTTTCCGAGCGGCAGCGAAATTGCCGTCCGATTAGAATTCTTTGGCGACGATATTGAACGCATTGTGCGGATTGATCCACTAACGGGCGAGGTCATTGACCAGCCAAATGATGTTAAGATCTTCCCGACCAGTCACTACGTTACACCGCGCGAACGTATGGCGGGGGTGATCGAAAAGATTCGCACTGAGTTCGACGATAGATTGGCCTATTTTGAAAAGAATCAAAAATATCTCGAGGCGCAACGTCTGGCGCAACGAACCAAATTCGATCTCGAAATGCTGGAACAGACTGGTTTTGTAAAAGGCATCGAAAACTACTCACGCTATTTGACCAATCGTGAACCAGGCGAACAGCCAGCGACGCTACTCGACTATTTCCCGGACGACTTTTTGATGTTTATCGACGAATCGCATATGACTGTTCCACAGGTGCGCGGCATGTATAACGGCGATCGCGCGCGCAAGGAAACGCTCGTTGACTACGGTTTTCGGCTGCCAAGTGCCCTCGATAATCGCCCCTTGAGATTCGATGAGTTTGAACGCCATATCAATAAAATGATTTTTGTCTCAGCGACTCCAGCTGACTATGAATTGCAACATTCGCCCGAGCCGATTCGCCAGGTCATTCGACCGACTGGCCTATTGGACCCGGTGATCGAGGTGCGTCCTAGCCAGCATCAGGTCGACGATCTCGTTGCTGAGATTCGTGATCGAACCTCGAAAGGTCAGCGCGTACTAGTCACCACTCTCACCAAACGCATGGCCGAGGATCTATCAGCATATTTATTGGAACTTGATATCAAAACTGCCTATATTCATAGCGAGGTTGATACACTGGAGCGCAGCGACATTTTGCGACAACTGCGTGAGGGTGTTTTTGACGTGCTAGTCGGTATCAACTTGCTGCGTGAGGGCTTGGATTTGCCCGAAGTATCGTTAGTGGCAATTATTGACGCCGACAAAGAAGGTTTCCTGCGCTCTGAATCGGCGCTGATCCAGACGATTGGTCGTGCCGCTCGTCATCTCGACGGTAGAGTGATTATGTATGCTGACAATATAACTGGGTCGATGCGCCGTGCTATCGATGAGACCAATAATCGCCGCATGGTTCAGGAACATTACAATCAGGAACATAATATTACCCCGACATCAATTGCAAAAAAGATTGACGAGGGTTTGCGCGCTATTATTCCTGCTCGGGACGACAAGCCGAAACTCAACCTAGCAAAGATTCCAAAGGACGAATATGCTGGTTTGATCCGTGATCTAACGGCACAAATGGAACTAGCTGCGGCTAATCTAGAGTTCGAAAAAGCCGCCGATCTGCGTGATACCATCGCCGAGATCCGGGCAAAGTTGTAA
- the gatC gene encoding Asp-tRNA(Asn)/Glu-tRNA(Gln) amidotransferase subunit GatC, giving the protein MSVSKTDVAHLATLSSISLGDDELDALTADLENIITYIEQLQELDTTGVEPTYQLTGLANVWREDEIEPQLPREKLLALAPESLNNQVKVPKVL; this is encoded by the coding sequence ATGAGTGTTAGTAAAACCGATGTCGCGCATCTCGCGACGCTGAGCAGTATTAGTTTGGGCGACGATGAGCTAGACGCTCTAACGGCTGACCTCGAAAATATTATTACCTATATCGAACAGCTGCAAGAACTAGATACGACTGGCGTCGAGCCGACATATCAGCTGACTGGTCTCGCCAATGTTTGGCGCGAGGATGAAATCGAACCACAATTACCACGCGAGAAATTGCTAGCACTAGCGCCGGAGTCGTTGAATAATCAGGTAAAGGTTCCAAAGGTTTTATAA
- the gatA gene encoding Asp-tRNA(Asn)/Glu-tRNA(Gln) amidotransferase subunit GatA yields MDSEIIKIVERVKSGVSSARAEVEKAIAAAKEKDNLHALLELFENEALARADEIDARIKDGEDVGRLAGVPYVAKDNFLTTVGHTTAAAKILENFESPLDATAIERLDAEGAILIGKANLDAFAHGGSTENSAFGPTKNVVDPERVAGGSSGGSAAIVAAGVVPFALGSDTGGSIRQPASFNGAVGYKPTYGMISRYGVLAMASSTDVVGPLTRTVADAELLSEILAGPDGKDSTVHDDYFISQTTDKPLKIGLIREFIGDGVDEQVVAKTKEFVDRLKAAGHTVEDVDLPMAKYSLAIYYIVVPAEVSSNLARYDGVRYGLRSETAKSLDDVYGQSRDQGFMPENKRRIMIGSYVLSSGYFDAYYLQAQKARTLLIQEFDKLFDEYDFLIGPTAPTPAFKLGENTADPIKMYLADAMTVPSSLAGLPALSLPNGVNDQGLPIGVQIIGRQKDDARLLSFAKTMEVHS; encoded by the coding sequence ATGGACAGTGAAATTATAAAAATTGTCGAGCGAGTTAAATCTGGTGTTAGCTCTGCTCGTGCCGAGGTTGAAAAAGCCATCGCTGCTGCCAAGGAAAAAGACAACCTCCATGCACTACTAGAATTATTTGAGAACGAAGCGTTAGCCCGGGCCGACGAAATCGATGCGCGTATCAAAGATGGCGAGGACGTCGGACGTCTCGCAGGCGTACCCTATGTGGCCAAGGATAATTTCCTAACTACTGTTGGTCATACGACAGCCGCAGCCAAGATCCTCGAAAACTTTGAGAGCCCACTGGATGCGACAGCTATCGAGCGACTCGACGCGGAGGGCGCAATTTTAATCGGCAAGGCTAACCTTGACGCTTTTGCGCACGGTGGCTCGACCGAAAACAGCGCTTTTGGTCCCACGAAAAATGTCGTTGATCCCGAACGCGTGGCTGGTGGTTCATCTGGTGGCTCAGCGGCAATTGTCGCTGCTGGCGTGGTACCGTTTGCGCTCGGATCAGATACCGGCGGTTCGATTCGCCAGCCAGCTAGTTTTAACGGTGCGGTTGGCTATAAACCAACCTACGGCATGATTTCCAGATACGGTGTCCTAGCGATGGCCAGCTCGACCGACGTCGTTGGACCGTTGACGCGTACGGTCGCTGACGCTGAATTACTATCTGAGATTTTGGCTGGACCAGACGGCAAAGACAGCACTGTTCACGATGATTATTTTATCTCCCAGACTACTGACAAGCCATTAAAAATTGGATTAATTCGTGAATTTATTGGTGACGGTGTCGATGAACAAGTGGTTGCAAAAACCAAGGAATTTGTTGATCGACTAAAAGCCGCAGGCCATACAGTCGAGGACGTTGATTTACCGATGGCCAAATACAGCCTGGCGATTTATTACATCGTAGTGCCAGCCGAAGTGTCATCGAATCTAGCTCGCTATGATGGCGTACGCTATGGGTTGCGCTCGGAGACAGCTAAATCGCTCGATGATGTCTATGGTCAGAGTCGCGATCAAGGATTCATGCCAGAGAACAAACGACGTATCATGATCGGATCCTATGTACTGAGCAGCGGTTATTTCGATGCTTATTATTTGCAGGCTCAAAAGGCTCGAACGTTGCTGATCCAGGAGTTCGACAAACTATTTGATGAGTACGATTTCCTAATTGGTCCAACGGCGCCAACACCAGCCTTTAAACTAGGCGAAAATACCGCCGATCCAATTAAAATGTATCTAGCCGACGCTATGACGGTGCCATCATCACTAGCTGGTTTGCCGGCGCTGAGTCTGCCAAATGGTGTCAATGATCAAGGTCTGCCGATTGGTGTCCAGATTATTGGTCGCCAAAAGGACGACGCGAGGTTATTATCATTTGCTAAAACGATGGAGGTACATTCATGA